The genomic region GATGGGTTAACCGTCGTCGAGCTCGCCGCCCTGTATTGGAAATACGCGCTGTGCTACTACACCAAAGACGGTAAGCCGTCCGGAAAACTGCCGCATGTTCGCGTTATGGTCCGCGCGCTGCGGGATCTGTACGGCGAAACTCCCGCTGCCGAATTCGGCCCGCTCAAATTGAAGGCCATGCGCCAGCACTTCATCGCAAAGGGGCTGTCACGTAATTACATCAATGACACGATCGGTGGCATCCGCCGTATATTTCGATGGGCTACAGCCGAAGAACTACTGCCGCCATCTGTGTATCAAGCTCTTGCTACCCTTCCTGGCCTAAAACGAGGGCGCACCGACGCAAGGGAAACCGATCCCGTCGAGGCAGTTGCAGACAGTCTCGTAGAAAGTACATTGCCTTTCCTGCGGCAAGTTGTTGCTGATCTAGTTCGCTTCCAGCGGTTGACAGGTTGTCGTCCTGGCGAAGCGTGCATCGTTCGGCCGGGCGACATGGATGGTACAGGCGCCATCTGGCTATACACGCCACGCCGTTTCAAAACTCAACATCACGGACGCTCCCGGGTAATTTTCGTAGGCCCGAAAGCGCAGGCAGTCTTGAAGCCCTACCTCAATCGCGGGC from Pirellulales bacterium harbors:
- a CDS encoding tyrosine-type recombinase/integrase, which translates into the protein MSALKIPAYRRHKAVGQAYVNINGRQVYLGKYDSPESHERYRRIVAEFCARPAVVAAQSVSIDGLTVVELAALYWKYALCYYTKDGKPSGKLPHVRVMVRALRDLYGETPAAEFGPLKLKAMRQHFIAKGLSRNYINDTIGGIRRIFRWATAEELLPPSVYQALATLPGLKRGRTDARETDPVEAVADSLVESTLPFLRQVVADLVRFQRLTGCRPGEACIVRPGDMDGTGAIWLYTPRRFKTQHHGRSRVIFVGPKAQAVLKPYLNRGPAEYCFSSSKASRHYSKDSYNRAIRRACDKAKLTIWHPNQLRHAAGTEARRQFGLEAAQVVLGHSQANVTQIYAERDLSLAVKVMTAIG